The following proteins come from a genomic window of Legionella cherrii:
- a CDS encoding hydrolase: protein MIKSYNKLIKIIKNNQETMVKQLHQFCEINSGTSNLDGLAQMANLLQTAYSSIADTIQIKKLQPFSVMDISGNTVIQNCGDALFIRKRPHLKRRVLLCGHMDTVYAADNPFQRLTYINKNCINGPGVTDMKGGLIVMLHALSAFEQDEYAAELGWDVLINTDEEIGSPASSALFDELAENYQAALVYEPTMTPTGTLAKNRKGSGKLTLIATGKAAHAGRAFSEGRNAICYLAEAICAVHALNGKREGVTINVGAIAGGEALNVVPDRAVTQLDIRISLPEDEFWVRTELDEIISRLKRQGYSLNVHGVFGRPVKRVCSGTKRLFHRLQHLGQELGLSIDWKDSGGCCDGNNLAQHGLPVLDTLGVRGGNIHSSEEYILLDSLSERAALSTLLLLDLAQGGLEDLKNDAIS from the coding sequence GTGATTAAATCATACAATAAACTGATAAAAATAATAAAAAATAATCAGGAAACGATGGTGAAGCAACTTCATCAGTTTTGTGAGATTAACTCGGGTACATCCAATTTAGATGGGCTAGCCCAAATGGCTAATCTACTGCAAACAGCCTATAGCTCTATAGCAGACACAATTCAAATCAAAAAACTTCAGCCATTTTCAGTGATGGATATATCCGGTAATACAGTAATACAAAACTGTGGTGATGCACTGTTTATTAGAAAAAGGCCTCATTTGAAACGTCGAGTTTTACTCTGTGGGCACATGGATACTGTTTATGCCGCAGACAATCCTTTTCAGAGATTAACTTATATTAATAAAAATTGTATTAATGGGCCTGGTGTTACCGATATGAAAGGCGGTCTTATTGTGATGTTGCATGCTTTATCCGCCTTCGAACAAGATGAGTATGCCGCAGAACTCGGTTGGGACGTTTTAATCAATACTGATGAAGAGATTGGCTCACCAGCATCCAGCGCGCTTTTTGATGAGTTAGCAGAGAATTATCAAGCAGCTTTAGTCTATGAACCTACTATGACGCCAACAGGCACCTTAGCAAAAAATCGCAAGGGAAGTGGAAAGTTGACGCTGATTGCGACTGGAAAAGCGGCACATGCTGGACGTGCTTTCTCAGAGGGTCGAAATGCAATCTGTTATTTAGCTGAGGCTATATGCGCTGTGCATGCACTTAATGGGAAGCGTGAGGGAGTAACAATTAATGTAGGAGCAATTGCAGGCGGTGAAGCGCTCAATGTGGTTCCTGACAGAGCGGTAACACAACTTGACATTCGGATTAGTCTACCTGAAGATGAGTTTTGGGTGCGAACTGAGCTGGATGAAATTATTAGTCGATTAAAACGCCAAGGTTATTCTTTAAACGTACATGGTGTTTTTGGTAGGCCAGTAAAACGTGTATGCTCAGGTACAAAACGCTTGTTTCATCGTCTTCAACATTTAGGACAAGAGCTAGGTCTATCTATAGATTGGAAAGATAGTGGCGGCTGCTGTGATGGAAATAATTTAGCTCAACATGGTTTACCAGTTCTAGACACACTTGGGGTTAGGGGTGGTAATATTCACAGTTCAGAAGAGTATATATTGCTTGATAGTTTATCCGAACGCGCAGCACTCAGCACCCTACTCTTGCTTGATCTAGCTCAAGGTGGTTTAGAGGATCTAAAAAATGATGCTATTTCGTAG
- the astB gene encoding N-succinylarginine dihydrolase — protein sequence MNVYELNMDGLVGPTHNYAGIAPGNLASFNNAAAISNPQAAALQGLEKMRLLYEMGLKQGLFPPHQRPNLELLHQLGFCGTPKEQINKAYKKAPELLSACYSASSMWAANAATVSPSTDTHDHKVHFTAANLISNLHRHHEADFSKKLLELIFFNPNYFHHHAILPRSTITGDEGAANHSRLCQNYSQPGIHLFVYGKKTLGKNQSNIGPIKYPARQTQEASEAIVRQHQLSENQVVFACQNPLAIDQGVFHNDVISVVNESVFLVHEQAFHQQNSILDELKEKAPFPLIIIQIPQKELSVADAVSTYLFNSQIISLKKSNSMMLIAPFECQNNPRSNACIERILADDSNPINSVHFLDLKQSMQNGGGPACLRLRVPLNEEELEAMHQGVLIDDKLLKTLEMWVLKHYRTELVPKDLADPLLIEECFCALDELTQILKLGSVYPFQLENTR from the coding sequence ATGAATGTTTATGAGTTAAACATGGATGGCCTTGTTGGCCCTACCCACAATTATGCTGGTATTGCACCAGGTAATCTTGCATCTTTTAATAATGCAGCGGCAATTTCCAATCCACAAGCGGCCGCACTGCAAGGATTAGAGAAGATGCGCTTACTGTACGAAATGGGCCTAAAACAAGGATTATTTCCACCGCATCAACGTCCGAATCTAGAGCTACTCCATCAATTGGGTTTTTGCGGTACGCCGAAAGAGCAAATTAATAAAGCTTATAAAAAGGCACCCGAACTTCTTAGTGCATGTTATTCAGCTTCCAGTATGTGGGCAGCCAATGCAGCTACCGTTTCTCCAAGCACGGATACTCATGACCATAAAGTTCATTTTACTGCCGCAAATCTCATAAGCAATTTACATCGGCATCATGAGGCAGATTTTTCAAAAAAATTACTGGAGCTAATTTTTTTTAACCCAAATTATTTTCATCATCATGCGATTCTGCCACGATCAACGATTACTGGGGACGAAGGTGCAGCAAATCATAGTCGTCTCTGTCAAAACTACAGCCAACCAGGAATTCATCTTTTTGTTTACGGGAAAAAAACTTTAGGGAAAAATCAGTCAAACATTGGTCCAATAAAATATCCAGCCCGTCAAACTCAAGAAGCATCTGAGGCGATTGTACGTCAACATCAGTTATCGGAAAACCAAGTTGTGTTCGCTTGCCAAAATCCACTTGCTATCGATCAAGGGGTTTTTCATAATGACGTTATTTCTGTAGTCAATGAATCAGTTTTTCTAGTCCATGAGCAAGCGTTTCATCAACAAAATTCCATACTGGACGAATTAAAGGAAAAAGCTCCCTTTCCTTTAATTATTATTCAAATTCCACAAAAGGAACTTAGTGTTGCTGATGCTGTTTCAACCTATCTTTTTAATTCGCAAATTATTAGTTTAAAAAAGTCAAACTCGATGATGCTTATTGCTCCCTTTGAGTGTCAAAACAATCCTCGTTCTAATGCATGCATTGAGAGAATACTTGCTGATGACTCGAACCCCATTAACTCGGTACATTTTCTTGATTTGAAACAAAGTATGCAAAACGGTGGCGGCCCTGCTTGCTTAAGATTGCGTGTTCCCTTGAATGAGGAAGAACTTGAAGCCATGCATCAAGGCGTATTAATCGACGATAAATTATTAAAAACTTTAGAAATGTGGGTTTTAAAGCATTATCGTACTGAGTTAGTTCCTAAAGATTTAGCTGATCCTCTGCTTATTGAAGAATGTTTTTGTGCCTTGGATGAATTAACTCAAATTCTAAAACTTGGTTCCGTTTATCCTTTTCAATTAGAGAATACACGCTAA
- a CDS encoding HD-GYP domain-containing protein translates to MNNNKLSDNEKILFRLYAAHSVLFLFTRTEQFIPYLEKTIGSIPGVQECEVCLIKNIDRSDKELHSRFIGTIDLKNGMFSISDFFQLSETFEERKMQVYPLFAKEFFYGLIVVKISDFNHFNLFDPIINSFTISTSIIFENLFQKHMLERNNQELVMHREHLSVLVKNRTKSLWQAKHTLQDMLEKAIESLALIAEQRDPYTAGHQFRVAKLSEEIAKGLGLNSKKTHEIYLGALIHDIGKTRVPMEILVSPAKLTELEYRFIKIHPEVGYQIVDRVTFGETITDIILHHHERLDGSGYPDALKADEIRFETKIVSVADVFEAMSSHRPYRPKNSVEDTLNELCEGAGIRYEKSVVECCIDLITKKNFEFPPLPYNRVYSSMYR, encoded by the coding sequence ATGAATAATAATAAATTGTCAGATAATGAAAAAATTCTCTTTAGACTTTATGCTGCTCATAGCGTACTTTTTCTTTTTACGCGTACAGAACAGTTTATACCCTACCTTGAGAAGACTATTGGCAGTATACCCGGAGTACAAGAGTGTGAGGTATGTCTTATCAAAAATATTGATCGAAGCGATAAAGAATTACACTCAAGATTTATTGGAACAATCGATCTAAAAAATGGGATGTTTAGCATATCTGATTTTTTTCAGCTTAGTGAGACTTTTGAAGAAAGAAAAATGCAAGTTTATCCTTTATTTGCGAAAGAATTTTTTTACGGACTAATTGTTGTGAAAATTAGTGACTTTAATCATTTTAACTTATTTGACCCCATCATTAATAGCTTTACAATTTCTACCTCTATTATTTTCGAGAATTTATTTCAAAAACACATGCTTGAAAGAAATAATCAGGAATTGGTAATGCATAGAGAACATTTGTCTGTTTTAGTGAAAAATAGGACTAAGTCTCTATGGCAGGCAAAACACACTCTCCAAGATATGTTAGAGAAAGCGATTGAATCATTAGCATTAATTGCAGAGCAGCGCGATCCTTATACGGCAGGTCATCAATTTCGAGTTGCTAAGCTTTCTGAAGAAATAGCCAAAGGTTTAGGCTTAAACTCTAAAAAAACACATGAAATTTATCTGGGCGCCTTAATTCATGATATAGGTAAAACCCGCGTCCCTATGGAAATTCTAGTGTCACCTGCAAAACTTACTGAATTGGAATATCGTTTTATCAAAATACATCCCGAGGTAGGTTATCAGATTGTAGATAGAGTCACTTTTGGAGAAACAATTACGGATATCATTTTGCACCATCATGAACGTTTAGATGGCTCTGGCTATCCGGACGCATTAAAGGCTGATGAAATTCGTTTTGAAACAAAAATTGTGTCGGTTGCAGATGTGTTCGAAGCCATGAGTTCTCATCGTCCATACCGCCCTAAAAACTCAGTAGAAGATACCCTAAATGAATTATGCGAAGGTGCTGGAATACGCTACGAAAAATCTGTAGTTGAATGTTGTATCGATCTCATTACCAAGAAAAATTTTGAATTTCCACCTCTTCCATATAATCGAGTGTATAGTTCCATGTATAGATAG
- a CDS encoding MEDS domain-containing protein, with amino-acid sequence MSTGHIHNDDISLGFGYKHFKHGAHACLIYRDEAERRRVISKYIESGIINNEQIGYFVDTMTPEEVRVWLAELNVELPESKQVEITPAVSTYCPDGKFVPEQMLSCLKLHYEHAIAAGFSGSRLSGEMTWSCRNIPGSDQLIVYEALINTILDTHPVTAVCQYDVSKFDGGLIYDVLQVHPFMFVHGQIVKNPAYIKPDEFLHNYKSNMEK; translated from the coding sequence ATGTCTACGGGTCATATTCATAATGATGATATTTCATTAGGATTTGGGTACAAACACTTTAAACACGGTGCTCATGCCTGTCTTATTTATCGAGATGAAGCGGAAAGACGTAGAGTAATATCCAAGTATATAGAGTCGGGAATAATCAATAACGAACAAATAGGTTATTTCGTTGATACAATGACACCAGAAGAGGTAAGGGTTTGGTTGGCGGAGCTCAATGTGGAGTTACCCGAAAGCAAGCAAGTTGAAATTACTCCTGCGGTTTCAACTTATTGCCCAGATGGGAAATTTGTACCTGAACAAATGCTATCTTGCCTTAAGCTTCACTATGAACATGCTATCGCAGCGGGTTTTTCTGGTTCTCGTCTTTCAGGAGAAATGACCTGGTCTTGCAGAAACATTCCTGGTTCAGATCAATTAATAGTCTATGAAGCCTTAATAAATACTATTCTTGATACACATCCAGTTACAGCAGTTTGTCAGTATGATGTCAGTAAATTTGATGGGGGCTTAATTTATGATGTCTTGCAGGTTCATCCTTTTATGTTTGTACATGGGCAAATTGTCAAAAATCCTGCTTACATAAAACCCGATGAATTTTTACATAATTACAAAAGTAATATGGAAAAATGA
- a CDS encoding spermidine synthase, translating to MWKTKFGRCIHTSPSGYKVYQNLCYRWLTLGSTALQTVINRYQPQKPVLYYLPALTLMARKYPGVTCMLGLGGAGVAWMLKDVPLVAVDNSEEVIDIARHFFMIDHLKKLTVVHENAKDYIEKCKKKYNHLIIDLYNANHFPTECADANFFASCKRIITEDGFLAINLANTKEQDPIFQLVRNQFKHTLVIPVRKSSNMVIFAADESKEWFMNKIKQTSAFKRIIWVESWGYVGDFIQTNWQRLAIYFRKISL from the coding sequence ATGTGGAAAACGAAGTTCGGTAGATGCATTCACACATCCCCTTCAGGTTATAAAGTGTATCAAAATTTATGTTATCGTTGGCTTACATTAGGAAGTACAGCACTCCAAACAGTAATTAACCGTTATCAACCGCAAAAGCCAGTTTTATATTATCTTCCTGCACTTACATTAATGGCTCGAAAATACCCTGGAGTTACCTGTATGCTGGGATTAGGCGGTGCGGGGGTTGCGTGGATGTTAAAAGATGTTCCTCTGGTTGCCGTAGATAATAGTGAAGAAGTGATTGACATAGCAAGACACTTTTTTATGATAGACCACTTAAAAAAGTTAACAGTTGTCCATGAAAATGCTAAGGATTATATAGAAAAATGCAAAAAAAAATACAATCATCTCATCATTGATCTATATAACGCCAACCATTTCCCAACTGAATGCGCTGATGCTAATTTTTTTGCTTCATGCAAAAGAATAATCACCGAAGATGGTTTTTTGGCAATAAACTTGGCCAATACAAAAGAACAAGATCCTATTTTTCAATTAGTTAGGAACCAATTTAAACATACCCTGGTTATTCCAGTACGTAAAAGTTCGAATATGGTAATTTTTGCTGCCGACGAAAGCAAAGAATGGTTCATGAATAAAATAAAACAGACGTCTGCTTTTAAACGTATTATTTGGGTTGAATCATGGGGTTATGTTGGAGATTTTATACAAACAAATTGGCAGCGACTAGCAATCTATTTTAGAAAAATTTCTCTATAA
- the frr gene encoding ribosome recycling factor, translated as MINEIKQDSEKRMKKTIEVLHTDLTKIRTGRANVGLLDHVQVDYYGTMTPLNQVANITASDSRTILVTPWEKSMVSAVEKAILTSDLGLNPATAGSAIRVPMPPLTEERRKELIKVVRNEGEQGKVSIRNIRRDANNQLKELVKEKAISEDDERRATEVIQKLTDKYILEVDALLAEKEKDLMEI; from the coding sequence ATGATTAATGAGATTAAGCAAGATTCAGAAAAGCGAATGAAAAAAACTATTGAAGTATTGCACACAGACCTAACAAAAATTCGCACCGGAAGAGCGAATGTTGGTTTACTTGATCATGTGCAAGTTGACTATTATGGAACGATGACTCCATTGAACCAAGTAGCTAATATTACTGCCAGTGATTCTCGTACCATATTAGTTACCCCATGGGAAAAATCTATGGTATCAGCTGTAGAGAAGGCAATTTTAACCTCTGATTTGGGTTTGAATCCGGCTACAGCAGGTTCTGCGATTCGTGTCCCTATGCCACCTTTGACTGAAGAACGAAGAAAAGAGTTAATCAAAGTTGTTCGTAATGAAGGCGAGCAAGGAAAGGTATCTATTCGTAATATCAGAAGAGATGCAAATAATCAATTAAAAGAATTAGTTAAGGAAAAGGCTATTTCTGAAGATGATGAGCGTCGAGCAACTGAAGTCATTCAAAAACTAACCGATAAATATATTCTGGAAGTAGATGCATTATTGGCTGAAAAAGAAAAAGATTTAATGGAAATTTAA
- the astD gene encoding succinylglutamate-semialdehyde dehydrogenase yields MIKSSILNGKGHYISGQWIQGHGTTLESLNPAYGTLFWQGTNATQQEISSAYHAAHQALFPWSALDFETRANYIQKFAKQIEKNRDQLARLIALETGKPLWEAHTEVNAVIGKINLSIQAYQERTGTKITKTTEANACLRFKPHGIVVVLGAFNFPAHLSNGHIVPALLAGNTILYKPSEHTPAVAEFVMQCWHESELPPGVINCLQGDATCAKVLLAQDIQGVYFTGSYATGLRIHQQFADKPEVILALEMGGNNPLVIDEVTDLEAAVYHTLLSTIITAGQRCTCARRVIIPDSTQGDEFLQRFIKMCTSVKVGPFDQKPEPFMGPVISHVQALKHIHSQKNLTESGGISLLPMTLLAEYTGLLSPGIIDMTHFENPPDEEIFAPLVQIYRYTDFEHAIYLANQTRYGLVAGLFSNNEQNYQQFYQHVRAGLINWNRPTTGAASSLPFGGVGLSGNHRPSAYFAADYCAYPVASMEQSLLTMPEQIVPGIGDFGVL; encoded by the coding sequence ATGATTAAATCATCAATATTGAATGGTAAAGGACACTATATTAGTGGTCAGTGGATTCAAGGACATGGAACTACGCTGGAATCACTAAATCCGGCTTATGGTACATTATTTTGGCAAGGGACAAATGCAACTCAACAAGAAATTTCCTCGGCCTATCATGCTGCTCATCAAGCCCTTTTCCCCTGGTCTGCACTTGATTTCGAAACACGTGCCAATTACATCCAGAAATTTGCGAAGCAAATTGAAAAAAATCGTGATCAATTGGCGCGGCTCATCGCATTAGAAACTGGAAAACCTTTATGGGAAGCACATACCGAAGTCAATGCAGTTATAGGGAAGATTAATTTATCCATCCAAGCTTATCAGGAAAGAACCGGGACAAAAATAACCAAAACAACAGAAGCAAATGCCTGCCTTCGGTTTAAACCTCACGGCATTGTAGTTGTTCTTGGCGCATTTAATTTCCCAGCTCATTTGAGTAATGGACATATAGTCCCTGCTCTTCTAGCAGGAAATACTATTCTTTATAAACCAAGTGAACATACACCTGCAGTAGCCGAGTTTGTCATGCAATGTTGGCATGAGAGCGAACTGCCTCCAGGAGTAATCAATTGTTTACAGGGTGATGCAACTTGTGCAAAAGTCTTACTTGCACAAGACATTCAAGGTGTGTATTTTACCGGTAGCTATGCCACTGGGTTACGTATTCACCAACAATTCGCGGATAAGCCTGAAGTAATTTTAGCTCTTGAAATGGGTGGAAATAATCCTTTAGTCATTGACGAAGTTACTGACCTTGAAGCGGCAGTTTACCATACATTACTCTCTACCATAATTACTGCTGGTCAACGTTGCACTTGTGCACGACGTGTTATCATCCCCGATTCCACTCAAGGTGATGAGTTTTTGCAACGTTTTATCAAGATGTGCACATCAGTCAAGGTGGGCCCATTTGATCAAAAACCAGAGCCATTTATGGGGCCAGTTATAAGCCATGTGCAAGCTCTTAAACACATTCATAGCCAAAAGAATCTGACTGAGTCAGGCGGTATCTCTTTATTGCCGATGACATTACTTGCTGAGTATACAGGTTTACTATCACCAGGCATCATAGATATGACACATTTTGAAAATCCACCAGATGAGGAAATTTTTGCGCCTTTAGTACAAATATATCGGTACACAGACTTTGAACATGCAATTTATTTGGCGAATCAAACTCGTTATGGTTTGGTCGCAGGTTTATTTAGTAATAATGAGCAGAATTATCAACAATTTTATCAACATGTCCGAGCTGGTTTAATTAATTGGAATAGACCCACCACAGGCGCAGCCAGTAGTCTTCCTTTTGGCGGGGTCGGGTTAAGTGGAAATCACAGACCAAGTGCTTACTTTGCTGCAGATTATTGCGCTTATCCCGTAGCCAGTATGGAACAATCTCTTTTAACCATGCCTGAACAGATAGTACCAGGTATTGGCGATTTTGGTGTATTGTAG
- a CDS encoding Rab family GTPase, translating to MKYKVVIFGKSGKTKLAHKVAQTKIDFAEETSPTLSADFFSRQMDSNNIVDLWDISGEERFKQINPYYYKGADVGLFCIDLTEEIDEQELVKSIQQFRKFAPLAPIICVGTKSDSPKANLNALEKINSKELFANFITTSAKNGENIEELFNLIRAHCEAKLLLSWTEAVIKLKEGIKNLPKTKKGLMDIELEELSKIILDLKGTPKNKAKAIDSFIKNSDIILAGENPNILKAALSVAAAAIVLIVTALIGFTIGVACSWWAGPGAFFAGILSGYTAAVTVASSSVVSGVIAGGVTAFGLFKPSKEMEALDKFTAEVSSWNTAVVL from the coding sequence ATGAAGTATAAAGTTGTAATTTTTGGCAAAAGTGGTAAAACCAAACTGGCTCATAAAGTTGCTCAAACAAAAATTGATTTTGCAGAAGAGACTTCCCCTACCTTAAGTGCTGATTTTTTCTCTCGGCAAATGGATTCCAATAATATTGTAGACCTATGGGATATATCTGGAGAAGAGCGATTTAAACAAATTAACCCATATTATTATAAAGGGGCTGATGTAGGTTTATTTTGTATTGATTTAACCGAAGAAATTGACGAGCAAGAACTTGTTAAAAGTATCCAGCAGTTTCGTAAATTTGCTCCCCTTGCTCCAATTATCTGTGTTGGCACAAAATCAGATTCACCTAAAGCAAATCTTAACGCCTTAGAAAAAATTAACTCAAAGGAATTATTTGCCAATTTCATTACCACTTCAGCAAAAAACGGGGAGAATATCGAGGAGCTTTTTAATCTAATCCGCGCTCACTGTGAAGCGAAACTGCTACTGTCGTGGACTGAGGCTGTTATAAAACTAAAAGAAGGTATAAAAAATCTGCCAAAGACAAAAAAAGGCTTGATGGATATTGAATTGGAAGAACTGTCTAAAATTATATTGGACTTGAAAGGTACCCCAAAAAATAAAGCTAAGGCCATCGATAGTTTTATAAAGAATAGTGACATCATTTTAGCAGGTGAGAATCCTAATATCCTTAAAGCAGCACTTTCTGTTGCTGCAGCAGCTATTGTATTGATTGTAACCGCACTAATTGGCTTTACAATTGGGGTTGCGTGTAGTTGGTGGGCTGGTCCAGGCGCTTTTTTTGCGGGGATATTAAGTGGTTATACTGCTGCTGTAACTGTTGCTTCTTCGAGCGTAGTGTCAGGGGTTATCGCGGGAGGTGTTACTGCATTTGGTTTATTTAAGCCTTCTAAAGAAATGGAAGCGCTTGATAAATTTACTGCAGAAGTATCTTCTTGGAATACAGCAGTGGTTTTATAG
- a CDS encoding arginine N-succinyltransferase, whose amino-acid sequence MMLFRSARDTDLDAIHHLAEESGVGITTLSKDKEILEKRLRWSTDSYKKIIEKPYNEYYLFVLENPTNKKIIGVSGIESCTGYEAPFYSYKISKRTRICRSLNIRSDYEVLSLVNDNQGRSEICTLFLEPQHRKNQNGLLLSKARFLFIAQYPERFASTVIAEMRGISDVNGISPFWENVGSHFFHMSFAEADRLTLATDKQFIADLMPRNPIYVKLLSPEAQAVIGQAHPSTQAAMNILLKEGFRYNKYIDIFDAGPTLEVPLSKIKTIELSRVVTIKNISDEVSSTNYLLANTQLDFRATINSALINRENNTCIISKKTANLLQVKCGNQLRVAPVLFDNGVSND is encoded by the coding sequence ATGATGCTATTTCGTAGTGCTCGTGATACAGATTTGGATGCTATTCATCATTTGGCTGAGGAAAGTGGCGTAGGAATAACAACGCTTTCCAAGGATAAGGAAATATTGGAAAAACGACTTCGCTGGTCTACTGACTCCTATAAAAAAATTATCGAAAAGCCGTATAATGAATATTATTTATTTGTTTTAGAAAATCCAACAAATAAAAAAATAATAGGTGTTTCAGGAATAGAATCATGCACTGGATATGAGGCTCCTTTTTATTCTTACAAAATATCTAAGCGCACTCGAATTTGTCGTTCATTAAATATACGCAGTGATTATGAGGTTTTAAGTCTAGTAAATGATAATCAGGGACGAAGTGAAATCTGCACCCTGTTTTTAGAACCTCAACATAGAAAAAATCAAAATGGTTTATTACTTTCCAAAGCCCGTTTCCTGTTTATCGCTCAATATCCAGAACGTTTTGCTTCAACTGTAATCGCTGAAATGCGCGGAATTTCAGATGTAAATGGTATATCACCTTTTTGGGAGAATGTAGGAAGCCATTTTTTTCACATGTCTTTTGCTGAAGCAGATCGACTCACACTCGCCACTGACAAACAGTTTATAGCAGACTTAATGCCTCGTAATCCTATCTACGTTAAATTGCTATCTCCAGAAGCCCAAGCAGTCATAGGTCAAGCCCACCCCTCGACACAAGCGGCAATGAACATTTTATTAAAAGAAGGGTTTCGCTATAACAAGTACATTGATATTTTCGATGCGGGTCCAACACTCGAAGTACCACTATCCAAAATCAAAACCATTGAACTCAGTCGCGTGGTCACCATTAAAAACATTAGTGATGAAGTGAGCAGCACGAACTATTTATTAGCAAATACCCAATTGGATTTTCGTGCAACCATTAATAGCGCCTTAATAAACAGAGAAAATAATACTTGTATTATTAGTAAAAAAACAGCAAATCTCCTTCAAGTTAAATGTGGAAATCAACTGCGTGTTGCTCCGGTATTATTTGATAATGGAGTGTCAAATGATTAA
- the pyrH gene encoding UMP kinase: MMNESHPTLKYKRILLKYSGEALMGKSQFGIDPSVLDTLARDIAELIKMGVEVGLVLGGGNLFRGKALSQAGVGRVTGDHMGMLATVMNALAVRDALERIDMPARIMSAIPMLGVVDPYHRRKAITHLRTGHVVIFAAGTGNPFFTTDTAACLRAIEIGADVVLKATKVDGVYSEDPFKNPNAKRYDYLTYIEVLTQGLEVMDSTAICLCQDQGMPLQVFDMTAPNALKRIVSGERVGTIVGANHD; the protein is encoded by the coding sequence ATGATGAATGAAAGTCACCCAACATTAAAATACAAACGTATTTTACTAAAATACAGTGGCGAAGCCCTTATGGGCAAGTCACAATTCGGTATTGATCCCTCGGTTCTGGATACTTTAGCCAGGGATATTGCCGAATTAATTAAGATGGGCGTTGAAGTTGGTCTCGTATTAGGTGGTGGTAATTTATTTCGTGGTAAGGCACTTTCTCAAGCAGGGGTTGGACGTGTAACTGGTGACCATATGGGGATGCTGGCTACAGTAATGAATGCTTTAGCGGTGAGAGATGCTTTAGAACGAATTGATATGCCAGCGCGTATTATGTCAGCTATTCCCATGCTGGGAGTCGTTGACCCTTATCATCGCCGTAAGGCAATTACACATTTGCGCACCGGACACGTTGTTATTTTCGCAGCAGGAACAGGAAATCCTTTTTTCACTACGGATACAGCGGCTTGCTTAAGAGCCATTGAGATTGGCGCTGATGTGGTATTAAAAGCAACTAAAGTCGATGGTGTTTATTCAGAAGATCCCTTTAAAAACCCTAATGCCAAACGATATGATTACTTGACCTATATCGAAGTATTAACGCAAGGCTTAGAAGTAATGGACTCTACTGCAATTTGTCTTTGTCAAGATCAAGGCATGCCATTGCAGGTTTTTGATATGACTGCACCTAATGCATTGAAAAGAATTGTATCTGGAGAACGCGTAGGAACTATAGTCGGAGCTAATCATGATTAA